The Phyllopteryx taeniolatus isolate TA_2022b chromosome 19, UOR_Ptae_1.2, whole genome shotgun sequence genome includes the window CAGGTCATTTGACACCAGAGAAGGTCAAGCCTCTGGTTCCCACTTGTGCCTTTTACAAAGAACCCAGCAAAGCAAACGCCAAATagctacttctttttttttaaacccctttCTTACACTTCTGAGTTACATTTAAAATCATAGGACggtgacttttttttgaaaaaccaCCGACATTTAGGTATTTCTCTATATACATTGGAAGAACTAGtcctttggggtttttttcttctttgtatgaCATCACAGTGTGTGTCAGTTCATTTTATCATTCTTTAACTTCACATTCAAGTGTCATATTCACCATTGGCTTCACTATCAGTCAATGCGTATATTTCCCTGTTATTTCGTGTCCCTGTCATGTCATTTTGGAAAAGCTACCAGGTTGCTTTggttagtgtttttttgttgttgtttgttttttaacaaaagaaacTTAATTCATGACTTACTGATGACTATTTCCACACAAACCAGATGAACTGCATTGCAATAAATTCAGTGCCGACAGTTGGTAAGTCGTAGCTCAAGAGTAACTATAacgaaatacagaaatatttcAATCAAAGAAGATTAAATCAGTGATGTACAATGACTTGGCTGGTTattgattaaatattttgtactatgcaatggatttaaaaaatacaatttattttaattattatatagCTTCGTAAgaatacaactttttcatttgacttgactattatatactttttaacttgttttatttGGCTTTGTAAGACAGTAGAActttttaacatacagtattaagtTGACATTATATACCTTGTAAAGTGTATACCGTACAACTTATTTGAGTATTACATACCTTTTTAAGCCAAAATAACTTTTCTATTTATTTGCCTTTATATACTTTTTAAGACAATGCAACTATCTTATTTATTAGATGTTATaggattttcatttttaagaGAGTACAACATAtgattttattagattttttttaaatacttttttaagacaatatagcttttttttcttttacttgacTTTATATACCTTTTATGGTGATGGAACTGTTTTACTTGTTGGactttataaacattttaagacAATACTGTACACCGTTTTTACATGTGGATTTGACCTCACATAACttttaagacaaaaaataaataaatcaataatgtttttgtatttggtaGTTTGAGTTTAACTTTTGACTTTGCATAATAGACTTGTTTAGGAAATCGTGAGATATGATTGGTTCATACTGGAAAGCATGCAGACTAGTGAATAATTGGAGTCACAATGTAGTCATGCTATTTTAATAAAGTCTTCTAAATTAGAAGTCTCTCCCTCTCTCAATTGAGCCGAGTTTTTTAGCAGCTCACTACATTACCCTGACTTAATCGCGCttaactttttatttccactgtgGCCACTACTTCAGGTGTCCGTTACAGTCGTCTACCCACCATGCTGATGTGTCCACGCTGTTTAATCCCTTAAATTGAGCGCGTCCAACTCGGATTAATTCCATGACTTCCtccacgtatacacacacacacacacacacacacaaaagaaggggaaaaaaaaaagttgtacaggAGTCCAATAGGGTGCATAGGCGAGGGTCACCGTATTTTCAGTGTAGGAGCTGCAGGTCAGTCGAACATTGAACTAATGAAAAAGTTTTAGGACCAACTGCATGTTGTGGcgacttcagggtgtaccccgcctcccgcccgaagatagctgggataggctccagcagcccgcgacccgagtgaggagaagtggcgaagggaaaatggatggatggatgcatggatggatgtttgcctctgactggatggatggatggatgacgtaCGAAGAGACCTCCCATTGTCACTTGACTTAAGTTTTAAAAAGGCAAGCAAactgcacatttgcacatgccACCAAAGTGCATGCAAAATGATAATTAGCATAATGTGTCATAACATTGTATCTcttaaattgttgttttataccagtttgacacatgtagtcacacacacaaaaaaagtgttggctccctctagtggggAAAACGCACATGGACAACTGAGCATCGGAcgattcattaggtacacctgcacaggcGAATTagatttcatatatatatatatatatccctttACAAATGTAAACTGTTTGATATAATTTTACAATATGATCATTAATGTATGAACAATATTACTTCGCCACATCTCACTCATCAGCTAACCAAATTATTAGAAACGGGTGCATACAATGAAACTATTATAAATTTATCTAAAGATGAAATGAATGATTATCCTAGTGTGAATTCCTCCGCAGGCACGACAACCACAAGTTGCTTtctaggaaaaaataaataaatctctaTCACACCGTGAAAAGTAGTTACAAATCATAATACAATTGATACAATTAgcaacagacaaacacacaggtAGCTAACAAATTCAGTGGTGAAAATAATATAGTAACAAATACCTCGCTGCATAGTTGCTGCCGCAAAAGAGGGAATTGAAGTGTCCTGGAATCGGGAAGTGATTGTTGTCCTCAACGTCTCTCTTATCTGAACTTATACATTTTTGTAAGCAGCCAGAAATGTCAAAGACAGCCATCCGTGATCCACATGcaattttgaaattattatttttatttaactacGTTTTAGGGACAataaatctttatttatttacttacttacttacttacttacttacttacttacttactataTAAGTACGataatacaacttttttatGTACTCATCTATTTGACTATTATACGTATACCTTCTTAGGAATATACAACATATTTCAGTTTATATGGCTTTGTAAGACAGTACAACgtttttaagcactttttgttttctggcgcatgatatatattttatttatacacacgcacaggcacattttaaaaatattaaatccgATGTAGGAGTAGGTTCACTAGAAGGTAgttaattttaatattactaatattacagcTGGTCTGTAGTTTATTTAAATAACTCGTTATCAggtaacatttaaaatgatatCCTTCTATGGCGTTCTTTGTGACGCGTCGACTCGACTTTGAAGAACTACATCTCCCGACAGCATCGTCGCGTTGTGATGACGTCGACAAGAACCTTCAGTAAGCTTGCAAAACAGTTGCGTCAGAAGCTCGCGCAGCACCGTACCGAAATTGTTTCTTGTCAGGAAAGGTGAACACAACCGCTACCCGCATCTCCGTAAGTCACCTTAATCTATCGTCTCAACGATATTATAGGGAATAAGTAATTTAAGTTAGCTGTTACTTAATGTATTCAGACCATGACTTATCAATAAAGTGTGACTAATATGCTGTTTGAGTCTACGTGGTTATGTCACGGAAGTGAACGTCGTTGTGTTCCATTATCATTATAATCCCGAGAGGTTTGTGTCCCCCccccttctcttttttttttatgttcacctGCTAGAGTGACACACGTACGAGACCATGTTTGTGGCAAGGCTAGCATGCCTGAGGAGCCTCCCCCCGCTGGCCGCCGGACTCCGTCCCGGGCTAGCGCACGGCTCCGCCGCCCTCAACCTGAGGCCACGTCCGAGCGTGTTCACGCCGCGGCAGGTACCGACGAGGACGGCACGTCGTTTGTCGTGGGAAGCCGGAAGTACACGTTGTCATGTTAGCATCACAACAGCTAGCATTTGAGCAATAATTCAATTCGATTTCAAATACATAGCGCCAAATCACAACACAAGTTGTCTCCGGGAATTTTACACATGGAAGCAGGTCGAAAACCACACGCCACACTCATTAAAAGCCCAGCTGAACCCCACACGAGCAAGCATTAAGTGACTAAGGCAAGGCTTGAGACTCGGGAGAGGCGACCCTCTCTGCTCTTAAGAGAATTGAAACGAAGAGAGACGAAGAAAGTTAGAGAGAGGTGCCGTTTTTGGCACGGGAACTTCCAATTACTGGGACGGGGAAGACGGGAGATCAGAACTGAGAGCCAAGAACACGCAGTACTACAACTGTTTGGCAGTTCAATCGTAATCGCACTAGGGTGGGAAACGACCAGCGAATCGGCGATGGAAAATGGAGATCATTACACGTACAGAAGCTTTTAGTcatccttgtttttgtttttgtcagggTTTTTCCTCAAAAGCCCGATTTGGTTTCCGCCGGGCGAGGACGACCAGAGACCAACTAAAGGAGGCAGCTTTCGAGCCAGCCACAGGCACTGCTTTAAAAAGTAAGTTCGTCAAGTGACGTCGGAGTTTAAAACACAATTCCAAAAGAATATTATGGAGAAATAATACAGTAAtggaaaatgtgattttgtttCAGTTGACAGCATGGGAAGAATGATTCTAGCTGGAGGTGCTGCAGTGGGACTGGGAGCTTTATGCTACTACGGCATGGGAATGTCCAACGACATCGGTGCCATTGAGAAAGCAGTGTGAGTAAATGGTCAACGCACTCCTTTCCTTCCTTCAAGTTAATCTATAAAGTGTATACCTACTTTCGGCCCTACCCtgtgtgtaatttaaaaaaaaaaattgtttcaacaaattgtttttttgcgcAGGATCTGGCCTCAGTATGTGAAAGACCGGATCCACTCCACTTACATGTACTTTGCGGGCAGCGTCGGCCTGACGGCTCTGTCGGCGGTCGCCGTGAGTCGAACCCCGGCGCTCATGGGCCTGATGATGGGAGGCTCCTGGATGGTGAGGATCACTGCAGAGGGAATTAACAAGATCAATTTGCGTCAtggagcctctttttttttccaattctagGCTATCGGCGCTACCTTTGCAGCCATGATCGGCGCCGGCATGCTGGTCCGGTCCATCTCGTACGAGAACAGCCCCGTGCCCAAGCACCTGGCCTGGATGCTGCATGCAGGCACGTGCTGTCGACACTAGAGGGCAGCCCTGTAGAGTCTTAGGCAGTGTTGTGACCTTTTTTACAAATCTTACAAAAAGTATATGTCCTGAAATAATGAttctttattatattttcatatatatGTGCAAACCCATATGTACAGGTGTGATGGGCGCTGTCGTGGCCCCCCTCACACTCCTGGGTGGACCTTTGATGATGAGGGCTGCCTGGTACACGGCGGGCATCGTGGGTGGGCTGTCCACGGTGGCCATGTGCGCCCCCAGCGAGAAGTTCCTCAACATGGGCGGACCCCTGGCCGTCGGCTTAGGGGTGGTCTTTGCCTCCTCCATTGGTGAGCGCCCACAAGCACGCACTTCAAATGAACGCCCGAACTCGGAAGATGATGTCCAACCTCTTCTGCAGGGTCCATGTTCCTGCCACCCACGTCGGCGTTTGGGGCCGGCTTGTACTCGGTGGCCGTCTACGGCGGCCTGGTCCTCTTCAGCATGTTCTTGCTCTATGACACTCAGAAAGTCATCAAGAGGGCCGAGACGCAGCCATTCTACGGCGTGCAAAAATACGACCCCATTAACGCGTAAGTCCAGGCCAAATGATGAAAAAGGCTATTTTGGGTTCATCGACCTTACTTAATGCTCATTTGGCTAATGACATTTATTAGTCTAATGCAGCAGAATTTTAGAGCCATGGCACATCTTatgcattagaaaaatctcatggtgcaccaccaaacaaaaatgtcacaaaaattgtATACAGTTGTCTCGAGATAGAAGTGATCTGACTTAAGAGTTTCTCAACATATGAGCAGggatttggatgtttttttgttttgttttttgcctttaCTTGTGAGCGTAATCCTCACACAGTACATGAGCGCTGAATGgttgcagtgaactcaactctctTGACGACAAGGATTCAAGCTGTgttttgccactcccagttgaaatacactgtcaaactgaacatcaaacaaaaacaattacatgcgtatttaaaacaaacagcttAATACTAACAAGCAATGCAAAACTGGTTTGACATGCTAACGGATACTTGAAAAGAAACTTTCCCTTTGCTTAActctgaaaaaacaaacaagagcaACACATGAAGACATGATATTCAGTCATAGATTCTTTGTCCTCTACAAAAAAGACTACTATTACAGAATCTCACTGAGTCCCTTATAGTAGCAGTAGCAGAAGTCtattcttcatttgtgtgtgcatcatcatcatcttttcctttcggcttgtcccattaggggtcgccacagcgcgtcatcctctTCCATTTaagcccatctcctgcatcctcctctcgaacaccaactgccctcatgtcttccctcacgacagccatcaaccttctctttggtcttcctttagctctcttgcctggcagctccatcctcatcacccttctaccaatatactcaccatTTCTCCTCTGTACGTgttcaaaccatcgaagtctgctccctctaactttgtctccaaaacatcgaaccttggctgtccctctgatgagctcatttctaattttatccaacctggtcactccgagagcgaacctcaacatcttcatttctgctaCACTCTCTTCAGTGCCGCTGTCTCTAATCCGCacgtggccaaggcaggcacactcgaaggagcggcacaatgtattggattgcagcattaaatcatgatgaaCAAAcggatgatttatttatattactcTTAAAATTTGAAATACGAGTCTTGTGAGTAACGAGTAtggtcaaggcaccactgtatacttaACCAGAGATAATTTGTCTAAATTTACTcttaaatttactttttacttataacttcattttttaaatgaaaataagcaAGCATTTATTTACGAAAATATGCAAATTGGAAAACTAAAATTTCACTGTACTGTGTATTTAAgtcaacttttttatttatttattttttaaatcaaggctGTCACTTGCAGGAACAGTCATACCAACTGtgcctattttttttgttttgttttttaggtgTCTGGGGATTTACATGGACACACTGAACATCTTCACCAGGCTGGTGATGATCCTGGCAAATGGCGGCGGCAGAAGGAAGTgaacaactatttttttttttttttttttttttcttcatcttccaCAGAGCTGAACGGTGTCATGACTTAGCAGCAAACAACAAGGTGTTATGCTCTTACAGTATAGCGACCAATCTCTCAACACAAGCACTTCACATGATAAAGAATACTTGGTGATAAGAAAAATCTTAAAGTTCAGAGATCTCACTCTTATGGTAAaagtgtgtatttattttctgcctGTCATTTGTCGTTGATCTACAGTTCAGATTTATTGTTAAATACCTGCATTACATAAACTAGAATACACTTCTGTCTGCGTTTGTTTCTGTGGCTACAGTGTTACTTTAATAATGTAATTGTGTAATAAATAACTCAGAATAATGACATATGTCCTCATTTAGACTTTTAAAGTAAGGTCAATTTGTGTTCCAGGtttaaactgtcaccatcacaaAGCCTTTATTAGCcgtaagtaacattttaacatccctAACATGTCAAAGAGAACTTACCCATggcataataaaacaaaaatagagtaaaactactcaccctatGAAGGCACATAGCAGACGAGTGCAGAAGCAGGTGGTGTTTGCAGTGCAATACTGTCACCTAGTGGTAGATTTGAATATTTATGttatatattattgtaaaaatgctTATATGGGAGCAATAGAAATTACAAACATaataatctttaaaaaatgcataaacaTGTTAATACTGAATTTTCGCTATGCTGTGTATTTTGGGACTTTTATGCAGGTAGGAGAGTTAGTGTGTCCATTCAAGCAGTGTTTCATTTagttttacacattttgttcatttctcAATTCTATAAATTTTAATTGGTACATCTAACCAACgtgaattgttaaaaaaaataaaataaatcattccTTGTATTTAAAGAcgatttgaacattttttttttaaataaaaaattgtgaaaagtttttttttttttttatttttttttttaattcatttttgggGTCATAAAGTTAACTCAAAGGATTGGCCTTATTAACATAAATGTACATCTGAGGGTCCAGAAAGGTGGCCCCCTTTGCCACAACAAACGCAGTGTGTAGTGCAGCAGCAGATGACAAAAGCTTAAAGCGCGCACTAATCCTCTTGTCCACCATCTGGTTGCTCCTCTCAAATTAAAGCCTCCCAACCAAACCAAGGGCACTGCCGCACTCACAGCAGATGCTGACAACTGG containing:
- the ghitm gene encoding growth hormone-inducible transmembrane protein translates to MFVARLACLRSLPPLAAGLRPGLAHGSAALNLRPRPSVFTPRQGFSSKARFGFRRARTTRDQLKEAAFEPATGTALKIDSMGRMILAGGAAVGLGALCYYGMGMSNDIGAIEKAVIWPQYVKDRIHSTYMYFAGSVGLTALSAVAVSRTPALMGLMMGGSWMAIGATFAAMIGAGMLVRSISYENSPVPKHLAWMLHAGVMGAVVAPLTLLGGPLMMRAAWYTAGIVGGLSTVAMCAPSEKFLNMGGPLAVGLGVVFASSIGSMFLPPTSAFGAGLYSVAVYGGLVLFSMFLLYDTQKVIKRAETQPFYGVQKYDPINACLGIYMDTLNIFTRLVMILANGGGRRK